The segment ctttctcccatggcaaaATCTGGTTTTGAATTTTTGCAATGAGGCTCTGCATCTCCTCACATAACTTCTGGGAGTTCATGATATACTTTTCTCCctctttaattactccttcaatccatctctccacagcctctgcaatgcttttagctgattgaacctgactcattagctttttattttctggtgaagtaggatcaaagttCTTTGTAGCATGGGATATGGGAAGCGCTCTAAAGAAAccaatgctatcaatgaattgagcaagaatGTTTATATGCTACTTTACCTCTCTCTTCTCCCACCCATCTTTCTCcgacctggtgagcattttcttagccgatacctagaagaaatgattatCTAAATCCCTACTCATGTTTCAAAGCTCCACCTTAGTGACCTCAAAATCTTCTGCACTGACTTCCTTAtcttcatccttgggcttgtaagaggcaatCTTGGCAACCCACTTTCTAGTTCCTTCATCATTATCCAGTCGGGTAGTTGATTTGAATATTTTTGCCTTAGGGCCCTTCTTTGTATACTTAGCTACCATGTCCTGAATTAGAATAGTCACGGGAATGAAACTCCATTTTTTTGTTTATTGAAGTGGTTAGCCACTTAGGGGTTGTAGTGGAACTGGTTGGTCCTCTGATCACTTTGGAGGGTGGTGTCATGGCTATAGTAACTGCATGGGAATCTATGGTATTGACAATGTCACtgtcaagatcttcaacttcaaatatctgagcatcaagaatcttatccttcaccTTTGTATCTTTGGTTTGGTCCATTCTTCTCTGAGAAGCACTTCATGACCTGGTATGTTGAGGAGCAGGGAAATCTAGAGCTGGATTAGGCTTGTTCTTAATGTGAGATTGTCTTTTATCCTTACctacatgaacaggcatagaagcaagATTAGAAAAACACTTTGGTGAACGTAGAGTGACCTCACTATCTCTCGCAGATTTAGACTTGGTACCTAATTTCACTGCTCTCTTCCTTCCAACCCATTCTgtggttctctccaaaaccctttttgtttttagcTGTATATTGTCCTCTTCTTCCCCATCCCAGTTGATAAAGGACACTTCGATTTCAGGTTGGACTAAGTATCTAGGTTCAAACAGtcctagataatcttcttcaagcccatttATGTCAAGCTTTACTTGTAGTGAAATgacttgctccaacaccattctcatgtttgccCTTTTGAACACCTCTAGTTCATTACAACAATCCTCCtagaagtcctctaattgtggaattgggagataggacattagaccaagacttcgggagaaacccttattatcaaagccctttctttcatggTACAGTGAGAAATTGAAGTTTTTCGAGTCCACTCCAATGCTCAAAGCATCcgacattgaactgcaagataaaatCCCCAACTAAATAGGGAAATGATCATCCCACTTATCCCTGGGTTGAGACTTTTTAATCATGGTAGCCAGCTGCCTACAAATCtctgctaaaacaaaacaatctaaacaaaaatgaggaagcttgaagggctcttcttcaaaaccgcCTACGCTTATGTAGCAAAAGTGAGGGAACTAGATAAAGAAGCTACCAAATCtcttcaccaatgcctgtgcatccTCAGATATCcttttggttttcatgttctttaattcatagcacaaatctcccaggaaggcattatgtaccctcctaaagtcttgcaaggcattatccttttgtaacatagggtaaaaTTCATATATACAGACTTCTCCCCCAGTGagctgcctaggtattcccactatctccttgacacatgccaaacaatatataagatatgaggacatgaagaaattctgcttAAACTGTTTGGCCATACTCAGCTACTCCCTCATGGAATCAGCAATCAGTTCTACCCAATCGAGGTATTGCTTTCCTTCTAATACCAGTTGCACATAGCAATAAGTCCATTCATAAAAAATGCAGGTTTCTGTCGAGCCACTAACTTGGTGCaacagtaacatgacatcatgaatgtgaggaagcatatggttcttgttgggattcttgggcaatctggaacCACGCCTTTGGGGAACCTTCATCCAATATTTTTCTACATTATTCCAGTGCCCAGTTCTATCTACATTGAAATCAATGATTGACTGGGTGGGAGAAAAGTTcaagaactggtaatcaggtagtttgaaaatagaggaaattacctcatggttaatggcaaggagggtttcaccattgtctttCTTGATGGTTTCGAAAACTGGATCTTACCTAGCAATACATTCTCTAATgagttctgggcaagggatagctgggggaaaggctgtggcctctatgagaccactactcagaacTTCCATACCAAAGGAACCTTCAATTaccttgaacaccctttcctttaaaacttcaatATTTTCCCCTTTTAAGTCTGTATCACTGAttatgggctctgtacatgcaagactaaaaatgttcccgaaaaggtgcaatgtggacttcataacTCATAAATGACAAGCCTTGTTTTCTCAGcaaatcttactacaagagaagaaaagtaggtaaaaatcactggagaggatAGGAAAtgaactcaccttcatagttgagagaAATCAGACAACTACCAAcaaaacaaaccttctatccaagaaaaataacTCCGCAGCAATGATTCCTGCATGGCGGCTGGTAACCATGCTCATCATCACATCCATTCCTGGAGTCGCACTTGTCCACCACTCGCGCCACCATGCTCCTCCCGTTGGCAGAGATCCAAATCATCTTGGAGCACCGGCTTCTATTGTCGAACCACCCACAGCAATGAGGAACAAATTTTCAAAGAATTAATcctttcataccttatagcaaaagcaATGATACGgacttattaagtgcattaattccaatcaTCAGTTTAAATATgttgagcttgtggattggacatcacaTGCATGCATTGAATACATGGTGgtgtttttgaagtaaccgccagttcctgaaatgattacttGCCTCAAAAActtaaatagttgatgtcacccgagatatggttcgcccttcctcatatttggcaataagtgcaccatcaaatcttttagCTCATGGGACCCACTGGACTTGAACACGCATGAACATTCTGAAcagacttcattggggttcaagtagttcaaggcgtacACCATGCCCAGGAAAACTCTCTTCTTAAAAGATTAACTATGTTAAGTGTTGCTGACCCTTTGAaccatgttgaacatgttgaacatgcccaaactgtttgaactaggttcaaagagtttggaggttggagagagatgatataacacatcACCGGACATGACCAATAAAAGAACCACTGCAAAATACTTTGAGTGAATGTTAGCATGAAAACCTCCTAGACACCTAAGAACctgcggaacctaaatgaaccttatCAATctagttcaaaatggttcaatgagttcacgggGTTCAACCGATCATTTAAAATTGGCATTTCATATTTAAAGACAATCTACAAATGGATTAAGGATTTGAATCAAGGAATtccaagaaagacaaggactttgaataaaattttataggCTGATTTACTCCTGTTATGAAGGATAAATGATGCAGTAATATtgactctgactggggattgtattttgtgaaggaaaatgcaaagaactctaaatctttGGTTTCACATAGCCAAAAATAGATAGGGGAACAAAAGAAGACTCACACCTAAACAGACACAAAACAAAACATGTAAACTACTATTTACAGGAATTCTTAATCACAGGTTTCACAGTTtctagagcttgagatcttgcccattgtaggtgtAGGGCATAACTGTTCCATCAAAATAGttgagtctaaaagcattttgtcccaccacttcatAGATCTTGAAGGGGCCTTTCCACAATGAGTCAAATTTACCGTGGGCACCCTTTGGTTccttccttttatcccataacagtaCCTCATCACCTTTAAGGAAACCTCTTGGCTGAGCTGTCATGTCAAAGATCATCTTCACTCTATTCTGATGCTCCATAATCCTATCCACTAACATCTCTCTTTCTTCCTCCAACTTCATCAAAGacataaccctcttctctagagCATTCTGGAAAAAGGCATCTTCGATTACTGTTTGAAGTTTGGCTGCCGATAATTCCAAGGGTAAAGAAATTTTTGCACCgatcccatacacaagctcaaacggtGCCATTCTAATGGCTCTTTTAGGCATAATTATGTCTGCCCATAAGGCTTCATacaccttcttatgccaatttcgagCATTTTCATCAACCAGCTTCTTCATAATAGCTATCAGgatcttgttgcttgattctgccaatccattaccctgtggaaagtaatcagaggaatgtgAAAGAGTAATATGATGTTCATAGAAAAACATAGTTAGTTCTTCAAAGGAGAAATATGTTGCATTATCTGCaacatgtaataccctaaaaatggtcatctaaaccatgggcccctaatcttgacaacgccaccaaggtcctaaccaaaggcaattaaataaatcttgaccacacaattaattctttaatcatcaaatgtcacatggcaaaatcaatcactcaatattaattaaatatttatttaattgattaaatcattccaagtaaatcattttaaacaattagcttatttattttaattaaatatcctagcatatttaattaaataaatcaaattgccataaatcttcaaaaaaggaaacaaatcaagaaagaggaattaattcaattaaataaatcaattgagcacaaatcttcaaaaatggaaataaatcaaaaaaggaattgattgaccaagaaaggaattaattgagaaaagaaatcaattggaaacaatcttgaaaaaaacaaatttaaaattgatggataatctcaaagaaagcaattaaaacaattaaatattaaaattgaatgaaatagataataaatcacttttttcttgattttatcttaattttagttcaatttcctttaaatcagtttttttcttgatttaatcttaattttagttcaatttcctttaaaattgagaaaaacatccaatcacatcaattcacctggattgtgcttcctcttggaaaatcttgaccgctcatcatcatttgatcttatgcattggtttctttctgaaatttctataaattcaggctcatctctcattcaaagagaggctggagaatatattgttattatactatttttgctctaggctcattgcatattaattgtttcatattgattaaatcatttagcttaatattacaaagatcttgttagattaatattgcatccatctagcattcatcatgctcatatagattaaatccttcatcttgatgttgtctagtcactggtattgctaaataatctgagagcaatcttatactcacatcttttaaaaggcaatgggtcgatttgttatggtttattattaattgattatatctgactaaccaagcatgtaatgacttgattgaagtgttgtgcttacagatacaggtccaattttcacacacacatctctggcgcccaccgtggggctcaaacccacaactacaagatttctaatgtttcttgaacaaatttaatgtttgatttttataactaataaacatgtgttaaatttgcaaataaaaatctttcttttttattattcttctatgacagtcaaaaatggtctcggttggaagagcataattttttattgaactgttggatctcaactaatttttgatatgttgttgaaaatgAATTTTTCTACAGTTTCACCAAACGGATTTTCCATAAtagtttgggtttgaaagttatgattgatagagtgcaggactgtcattttacctattcttctgtgatagtcaaaaatggtctcggttcggagggtataactttttattgaaccgttggatctaacccaaattataatatattttgtaaaaccaAGGTTTCCAAATTTTCATCAAAGCGATTGTCCAAATTATGtctggttcaaaagttataaatgacagagtgcaatactatcaaaaattgtcataactaggatagtcataaaatggaaattcttgttagattagtttaatttacagtttacatgatagaattttcttttgataattttttaattttattttggaaactaattttgggcttttaatgtttgcaggacgcttgtcaaagaatctatcaatcaaacatacgcttgccaaagaatcaagaaggaAATGACTACTGACGtattggttttgcaagttgcctaaggagaatcgactaaacattgtgtattcatttagtattttcttaggtacttaaattgctatctagttaaagaacaaatctatctttcatgttttcaaaaaattctaagaggtaggagagtattctcttgtcttttatagacaatcagaaatctagacccttgaagtttttttctaagttttgaaatttgtgtacctttagcgggcctgtcatagtgggaaaaagtaatcaccctgtgagaatgacccaagtgagtatagctagacctgagcattccaactcactataataaataggcctctagtgattaaagtctcagaggatgggattatttgagttttctctttgagatctctcatatcgagcattttgtagggcctcgcggtctcaatcacgtttacgtgactacatcttgttttggtaccttgttgggctataggcctcaatcatgcttgcgtgacttcaaggggtaatttcaaatggaattcctgactaagaaccataagatagaagctacccgattcacctccgaaaggttgataatctttgtgcaagagagatagtaactctcccaagacacttgccatatcgtgcccccattagcgtttggagtcagctaatacggcattgagaatccattgcatgagactcagtggccatattctgattagctattgggtgtgtacctaagtcagcaagcaaaggttttattctctaagccaacttccatagggttagcatgttgtgattgaattgttatatatcttgcatgttttctatgttttcatccctaaaaaaaaactaaaattggaatacaaaaactggagaaaacaacaaacaaaattagtgataaactctgtctgtgtccaaattggtctttgttagtcattgaaacatcaatccttatcaaaaactagtagtcgtcagtcattgaaactctgtctgtcagaatctcgtctctgtccaatcctctgtcatatgaattcctgatcttgtcagtcaaaatagtcaaagtttcccagatcagtctacaacaagcctaaaactggttatcatcctcttgagcataaacaaccttgatagtgtacctttgtcgttgcattgcacgattttgttgatcatctttaagctagttcaaacgaacattttatcaaacctaagtcaacttgggtaacgtcttacataggatagatcattcttgaaaccagaccagatcttcagttacttctcttaattactacgttatacgaaatactagctacaatttgatcttgacttctgcaacacatctcgctctcggtcctgtcggttaaaaatgcttgttcaaaccaaaagctcttctaatttttttgacaaaagtaagaatctcctagataccttagctccaattcccatggctgcctatgctcaaatgcttcaagatataaagaaaaaaatatatgaccTGAAAATCCAAGAAAATGAATCAATGACTccttttgaaaaacaaatgcatgatatgaaGAGTGAGAAACTTTgaggaatgctaaaacaattaggTGATTTGACGATTAGATACCagaaaataattgacaatcaaagaccaaatctc is part of the Cryptomeria japonica chromosome 10, Sugi_1.0, whole genome shotgun sequence genome and harbors:
- the LOC131043345 gene encoding uncharacterized protein LOC131043345 encodes the protein MKKLVDENARNWHKKVYEALWADIIMPKRAIRMAPFELVYGIGAKISLPLELSAAKLQTVIEDAFFQNALEKRVMSLMKLEEEREMLVDRIMEHQNRVKMIFDMTAQPRGFLKGDEVLLWDKRKEPKGAHGKFDSLWKGPFKIYEVVGQNAFRLNYFDGTVMPYTYNGQDLKL